One window of Flavobacterium ammonificans genomic DNA carries:
- a CDS encoding NAD(P)/FAD-dependent oxidoreductase, with translation MPKELLLQVSPEIAANTALLQEHLSKQIKVGVNDIQHIAIVKRSIDARQKAIKVNLKVVIYLQGETFQESSIALPDYPNVTNKQEVIVIGAGPAGLFAALQLIELGLKPIVVERGKDVRGRRRDLKAINRDHIVNEDSNYCFGEGGAGTYSDGKLYTRSKKRGDVTRILELLVAFGATPDILVEAHPHIGTNKLPQIIQDIREKIIECGGQVLFETRVTDILIKNNEVQGVVTQNGDTISANKMILATGHSARDIFEMLDRKKVLIEAKPFALGVRTEHPQSLIDSIQYSCDYRGEHLPPAPYSIVKQVGGRGMYSFCMCPGGVIAPCATSPGEVVTNGWSPSKRDQATANSGIVIELKLEDFKPFAKFGALAGMEFQKSIEQKAWHLAGQTQRVPAQRMIDFTQNKVSASIPPTSYVPGTTSVEMGQVFPGFLSQILREGFTEFGKSMKGYLTNDAILHAPESRTSSPVRIPRDGISLEHLQIKGLYPCGEGAGYAGGIISAAIDGEKCALKIAESLHQ, from the coding sequence ATGCCTAAAGAACTTTTACTTCAAGTTAGTCCCGAAATAGCTGCAAATACTGCCTTGTTGCAAGAGCATTTGTCCAAACAAATAAAGGTTGGAGTAAATGATATTCAACATATTGCTATAGTAAAACGTTCTATTGATGCGCGTCAAAAAGCCATCAAAGTCAATTTAAAAGTTGTAATTTATTTGCAAGGCGAAACTTTTCAAGAATCATCGATAGCGCTTCCGGATTATCCAAATGTTACAAATAAACAAGAAGTAATTGTTATTGGCGCAGGACCAGCGGGACTTTTTGCAGCACTACAATTGATAGAATTGGGATTAAAACCCATTGTGGTAGAACGCGGAAAAGACGTTCGTGGGCGTCGTCGTGATTTAAAAGCGATTAATCGAGATCATATTGTCAATGAAGATTCCAATTATTGTTTTGGCGAAGGGGGAGCAGGAACCTATTCTGATGGGAAGCTGTATACTCGTTCTAAAAAGCGTGGAGATGTTACAAGAATATTAGAATTGTTAGTCGCTTTTGGTGCCACACCCGATATTTTAGTGGAGGCACATCCGCATATTGGAACCAACAAATTGCCTCAAATTATTCAAGATATACGAGAAAAGATAATCGAATGTGGCGGACAAGTTTTGTTTGAAACCCGTGTAACGGATATTTTGATTAAAAATAACGAAGTCCAAGGTGTGGTAACCCAAAATGGCGATACTATATCCGCCAATAAAATGATTTTGGCAACAGGGCATTCGGCTCGTGACATTTTTGAAATGTTGGATCGCAAAAAAGTACTGATTGAAGCCAAACCATTTGCTTTAGGAGTGCGAACAGAACATCCACAATCGTTAATAGATAGCATTCAATACAGTTGTGATTACCGTGGTGAACATTTACCTCCAGCGCCTTATTCGATTGTCAAACAAGTGGGCGGTCGTGGCATGTATTCTTTTTGTATGTGTCCGGGTGGCGTAATTGCACCATGTGCTACAAGTCCGGGTGAGGTGGTGACCAATGGATGGTCGCCTTCTAAAAGAGATCAGGCTACCGCTAATTCGGGTATTGTCATCGAATTGAAGTTAGAAGATTTTAAACCTTTTGCAAAATTTGGTGCTTTGGCCGGAATGGAATTTCAAAAAAGTATCGAACAAAAAGCATGGCATTTGGCTGGTCAAACACAGCGTGTTCCTGCCCAACGAATGATTGATTTTACTCAGAATAAAGTGTCTGCAAGTATTCCTCCTACGTCTTATGTACCCGGAACTACTTCAGTAGAAATGGGGCAGGTGTTTCCCGGATTTTTAAGTCAAATTCTACGTGAAGGATTTACCGAATTTGGAAAATCGATGAAAGGATATTTGACTAATGATGCCATTTTGCATGCGCCTGAATCGCGAACTTCTTCGCCTGTTCGAATTCCGAGAGATGGAATTAGTTTAGAGCATTTACAAATCAAAGGATTGTATCCTTGCGGTGAAGGAGCTGGTTATGCAGGCGGCATTATTTCAGCTGCTATTGATGGCGAAAAATGTGCTTTGAAAATTGCTGAAAGTTTACATCAATAG